The genomic segment GAGTAATCCGATACGCAGTCCACCAAGACGGTATCGAGGGTTTCCATGGACGCCTCCGTCCCTCCAGCATGCGATGGTCGCCTTATCACCGTCAGAGGACAAGGCCAGTAGTTCTCAGAGGTGGGCGGATCGAAGCGCAGGTTCGAGAGGGAAGGGGTCAGGGCTGATAGCCTCAGCGGATGATCACACCTGATGGTCTCGGATTTGAGACATTGGCGTTACACGCCGGTCAGCAACCTGACCCAACGTTCGGAGCGCGGGCCCAGCCGATCTACATGACGACCTCCTACTTGTTCGATTCGGTCGACCACGCAGCTGCACTATTCAATCTCGAATCCGCCGGCCACATCTACTCGCGGATCTCCAATCCCACCGTGGCGGTATTTGAGGAGCGGATGGCGGCCCTCGAAGGCGGAGTGGGGGCGGTGGCGACTGCCTCGGGACAAGCCGCTCTTTTCCTCGCTGTGGCAACCCTGATGGGCCAGGGCGGCCACATCGTCGCTTCTGGTTCGATCTACGGCGGATCGCACAACATGCTGAACCTCACGTTGCCTCGCTTCGGAATAACTACGACCTTTGTAAACCCCCGTGATACGTCCGCGTTCGCTGATGCCATAACCGAAGACACCAGACTTGTGTACGGCGAGACGCTCGGTAATCCCGGACTCGAAATCATGGACCTGCCGGCGGT from the Acidimicrobiia bacterium genome contains:
- a CDS encoding PLP-dependent transferase, which translates into the protein MITPDGLGFETLALHAGQQPDPTFGARAQPIYMTTSYLFDSVDHAAALFNLESAGHIYSRISNPTVAVFEERMAALEGGVGAVATASGQAALFLAVATLMGQGGHIVASGSIYGGSHNMLNLTLPRFGITTTFVNPRDTSAFADAITEDTRLVYGETLGNPGLEIMDLPAVAEVAHANGIPLMIDNTFASPYLCRPIDWGADIVLNSATKFIGGHGVAIGGVLVDGGTFDWETSGKFP